A stretch of Schistocerca cancellata isolate TAMUIC-IGC-003103 chromosome 3, iqSchCanc2.1, whole genome shotgun sequence DNA encodes these proteins:
- the LOC126176224 gene encoding uncharacterized protein LOC126176224: MEIIQRLQYLPTTSLVVPVSSSQKVSLGVTNAESDTVAENAAEVPKEAILTEVESKAASEEPHSVAAEVTPPALEPAPTAVTPSPSQAVAAQTTSPAIAEETPSATAEATPPAVEPVPIAAAPSPTPAVAEPTPLPVIAETTPPPAATKLTSPTAETLPAPPPSPSRVAEKNRPVTVSKVSSLSHDEVIPNDLGKHVPIKLVDSEVKQTSNRVSNRPKKLPKRNEDFLWLIPRKSNSHLT, encoded by the coding sequence ATGGAAATTATTCAGAGACTGCAATACTTACCAACAACATCATTAGTGGTACCTGTATCATCATCACAGAAAGTATCTCTAGGAGTGACTAATGCAGAATCAGATACAGTAGCAGAAAATGCAGCAGAAGTACCTAAAGAAGCAATACTAACAGAAGTAGAATCAAAAGCAGCGTCAGAAGAACCACATTCAGTAGCAGCAGAAGTAACTCCTCCAGCATTAGAACCAGCTCCTACAGCAGTAACACCATCTCCCTCACAAGCAGTAGCAGCACAAACTACTTCACCAGCAATAGCAGAAGAAAcaccatcagcaacagcagaagcaacTCCTCCAGCAGTAGAACCAGTTCCTATAGCAGCAGCACCATCTCCCACACCAGCAGTAGCAGAACCAACTCCTTTACCAGTAATAGCAGAAACAACTCCTCCACCAGCAGCAACTAAACTAACTTCACCAACAGCAGAAACATTACCAGCTCCTCCTCCATCACCTTCAAGAGTAGCAGAAAAGAATAGACCAGTCACAGTAAGTAAAGTATCATCTTTGTCGCATGATGAAGTGATACCAAATGATTTGGGAAAACATGTTCCTATAAAACTTGTGGACAGTGAAGTGAAACAAACTTCCAACCGTGTTTCAAACAGACCCAAAAAATTACcaaagagaaatgaagattttttatgGCTTATCCCAAGGAAGTCCAACAGCCACCTAACGTAG